The Anoplopoma fimbria isolate UVic2021 breed Golden Eagle Sablefish chromosome 1, Afim_UVic_2022, whole genome shotgun sequence region AGAGTCCTACCTTTCGGGCTCtcacacctccttatatagggtacatgttattcacatttgggctgaagtccagaccatgtatggggctccgtcattctacacatttGCCCTTTGGACCCTGGTATCCTGCATATCTGCTTCTTATCTAAAACAAAGACACGTgtggccttcgctgtattgtgcaagacctgaaaatataccacagtcACACAGGGTGATATTATAGAGCTGCTTTTTTCCGGAAATCCACAAACATCTCCACTCTCTTTAGAGTGATGAGCTAAAAGTGTTTTGTCAGTGATGGTTTTTAGGTTGGGAAGGAAAAAGTGCTCAAAAGAGTTTGTAACCACAGAGGTCAGGATGACGAGTCTCTAGTTGTTAAGTCCTATGATTCCTGGTTTTGGGGACAGGCATGATGATGGAGGTCTTGAAGTATTCTGGTACTTGGCATGTCTCCAGTGAGACCTTAAAGATGTCTGGACTGGCTGCTTTACAGGGGTTCTTTCCTTTGAACAGCCTGTTAACATCCATCTTCAGGATGGAGACGGTCAACTTTTGGTGGGGTAGGAGGAGGCATCTGGGTTGTGGAGAGGAACAGGCCCCTGCAGAGGTGggggaggagcagctggaggactGGAGCTGTTGGATGGGGTCACAGGGATGGTGTCATAGTGATGGTGACAGGACTGTCCCATTGTCTTTCAAAGCGTCAGTAAAACTACTTACGGCGATCCAGAGCGGTACAACCCTGTCATGAGGGAACAAAGATGTTCTTCATCCTGCAGTCTGAAGATGTTTAACAGACCATTAATCTAAACGCCACAACCCTGATTTGGTGTGAAATCAGCCTTAGACTTGAAGTTGGTCATCTGTGATGTAAAGTCTCTTCTTGGGTCGGGCATTTAACAAACTCTCTGTATTTGGGGACTTTATGGTTTGCTATTATGTGTATTATCTAATAATGACATCTACATAAGACTGCAATGAAAAAGGAATCCACTccattgtatttatatttgttttcagtgagCTATCTTTAGACTTTGTGCAAAActaaaattagctttttttgtgGCATTAATTAGAAATCTGTCTTAAGCAGAAGGTCCTTTGATAATGAAGTCAGTCTGCTGCTGTGGGCGTCTCCCCACATGAAAAGGTTAAGAGAGGCAGAGGTTTCAGCTCAGTGAGGAGGGATTCACAGTCTGACTAAAGCAAGTGAATGTTAACACAATGTCATAATCTGTGCTGTGTCATGTCTTAACTTGAGGAATGtttcaaatttgttttcttaatcattaatacatttttttgattggaTAATGCTTTATCTGGACACAGTCCTCAGCAAATTAAGCATTAAAGATTTAACTAACATTTAGAAATCTTCAACAAACTGTAACATAGTTCATCTTGTAAAGTGTTGATTGTTAGATGAGCTAGGTGGATCATGGTAAACGCTACGCaggtttcatatttcatattgagTGCCTACTTTGACACTGGGGTTCTCAAATATTTCtactttgttattattatgtctttgtatattttaattgtttgttccAATGTTTTGCTGATTGCTGTTATCTGTATGAACAGAAGCTTACATGAACCTATGtacctttttctgtgcagcctgtTTGTAAATGAACTGTATGGTAGTACAGGGTTGTTTCCATTCCTTCTGGTTCAGATCCTCTCTGACGTTCACActgtttctgctccactttgtttcctgcagatTTTCTCTGTGTAttcgtatgtgtgtgtagaatTTTTAAACTTAGCCATCATGTCTTATGACAGATATCTCGTTATCTGTTATCCTCTACAATATAATACTCGTATGACATTTACCAAGGTTGCCGTACTTATTGCTCTAACGTGGTTATTCCCATTTCTTGCTATTATTGTCTTGATTTCATTGAGTGCACCTCTACAGCTGTGCGGGAACATCATTGACAAAATTTACTGTGGAAACTACTCCATTGTTAAACTGGCCTGTTCTGACACTCGAGTCAATAACATTTATGGGCTCCTTTACACTGTCATCTCAATCATCGTTCctctcattttaattatttacacttACTTGAAGATTCTTAGAGTTTGTTTCTCTGGCTCTAAACAGACCAGACATAAAGCTATCAGTACCTGCACACCTCACCTTGCTTCTCTGCTCAACTTTTCTTTTGGTGGGTTTTTTCAAATATTGCAGAGCAGATTTGATATGAGCAATGTACCCAATATGTTGAGCATTTTATTATCCTTATACTTTCTAACATGCCAGCCTCTCTTTACCCCAGTACTATACGGGctgaaaatgtccaaaatcCGCACCATGTGTAAACGTCTATTGTGTGGTGAAATGTAGGTAATCTAACAGGTCTGCTGAATTTAGTTTTACATACATGAAAAAGCAATGATAAATGACTTCTCTGACACACCAGTATCAACACCAATGACGTCTCtactttaatgtgtgtgtgtggaaagtaAGACAATTAAAGATTTGTGCATGATGGGTTGATGTTGATTTTGATCTCCAAAATAAGTTATGCACTACATTTATATCTTATCACTTTTTATATTGTTCACTTAATCGGACAGACATGATctactgtgtgttgtttttgtctaatgtgacttacaataagtgtattcaacttCCATAGGAAGAAGAGCTAGATGCAAACAAGTTAGAGCAAActccaaaagtgttttttgggcAGTTTAAGTGATACAGAGAATGTACAAGAGTCATAACATTAGAATTTCAAATTAACCGTCtatttgtgaataaatatgGAGCAGGTTTATTTCTAACAGTGAACCCAATatgttgtgaatattttatcattgtattttattacattccAACTGCCCTTCATGCCTGTAATGTACGGCCTCAACATGTCCAAAATACCTACTGTGTGTAAAAGTCTGCTTTTAAGTTCAGTTAAGAAGTCTAGATCATCTGAaggatttattcattttaagtaacaagagaaaacaataaatgtttgcCTTTGGCTGACTTATGTCAACaattatattgttttcaaaTTGTTATGTTTAATCTTCTTAGCAGcgcactgctcctcagggatgggttaaatgcagaagagaaatgtcatgtatatatgtatctatgttcatgatcaataaagctgatattcatattcaaattcATATTCATCTTCTATATGAAGCAAAGGTACACCATCCAAATCCTAAAACCTTGGTGagtattttcactttttgaGATTTTAGACCTTTGCTCTTTAAATGTTACCACACTGCCAACCTTTATCAGATTATTATTAACTACTAGGGCTTTGAAGAGTGAGTAAGTTTCAGATTCATTACATTGTAAAAGGTCAGGTAatgtcagttttattttcttagcCCAAAATCCAAAGCTACAAATTTACCTGAGAGGTCTTAACAATAACATTCCACCATTGTATCCTTTGGACTAAATTCAAGAAAGTAAAAAGTCTTTATGACaggaaaagagtgaaaaatgttggTATTTCAGGACAATTTGAAAACAGTCTGAGCTTAGCCCATTCTTTCCTTCCTGAGTGTTTTGATGGTTTACCAGAACCGTTTAGAGGCAGAGATCAGACTGAAGATAGATTATTAATTAAGGTATCACCCTCGTCTTGTTTAACATGTTGAGAAGGATTGGCATGATCAGTGACAGGTGGGGAAGCCTCAGTCATGTTAAGATATCTACCAGCACTGGTACCCAGTGATCTGATAATGATATAGCCATTGGGGTTTCTTATGATGCTGCAACTTTCAGGAGGAGACCACTGTCTCGGGCAGCAGGAAATGATCTGGTTTTAAATTGGACAAGATACCGATGATCATGGTAGAGAAATCCGGTGCATCAGACGAAGGACACAGTATTTGTTACATGAGATGAGTCAAGCGTctggcaaacgaaggctagggcgaacaaaggcaacagggcgacttcttcaagccagacttcttcaagcaaagacttctcgagcgtgtacttgtacgggtcagtaatttgtttatattgactaccatgtgtctgcatcctatttctgtctgttcctctgtccggtggtcacgtagacagtgggtcactcccaggtgccgtgaccccactaatctcatctatcccactctctcagcccatggtgagcaagtggtgtcgggggggctttggaactgccagtcggcagtgccgaaagctgagttcatctcaggctacgcatccttgctctccctcaactttcttgctctaactgagacctggatcacaccagaaaacaccaccacacccgcagctctgtcagatgtgtactccttctctcacactcccagagctgcgaggcgaggtggtggcactggcctgctaatttccccaaaatggaaatactctcttgtctctgttccacagttctccccttcctcgtTTGAATTTCatactgttactgtcacttatccagtcaagctcaccattgctgttgtgtaccgcccaccaggccctggaggagcttgacacactagtctcgcacttccatgacgatggctccgcgctcatcatgctcggcgacttcaacatccagaccgataagttagaaccactgctttccttcctctcctcctttgacctctatcgctcttcctctcctcctacccacaaggccggcaaccagctggatcttatcttcactagacactgttctactgctaacctctctgtcactcccctccagctctcggaccactacttcatgtcctactccctctccctctcctctcccccttacttcctccacctacccacatggtttctacccgtagtcacctccgctccctctcccccgctgatctttcctcttccgttacctctgccctccctgaccctgaatccttctctctcctatcccccgatacagctactgatcttctcctctccaccctttcctcctctttggacaacctctgtcccttcacctccaggcctgcacggccaactcctcctgacCCGTGGCTgtgggactcagtgcgtactgatagacggagcctaagagcggctgagcgtaaatggagaacaggcaaactcccggaggaccttcttaacttccaatctctcctttccactttttcctcctctctagctactgctaaagcggcttttttccgctctaaaatcctaacctctgcttccaatcctaaaaaactctttgaaactttctcttcactcctccaacccccaccccctcctcctacttcctcccttctccctgatgatttcgccaacttctttgagaagaaggtaaacgatatcagatcctccttctctcagccccctctccctgtccaccctctccctctctaccctctccagctcttccccctcagctcccccttccctctccacaccccatcttaccctattttgctcccctctcccctaacgaggtcctcgaccttgttacatctaaccgccccaccacgtgctcccttgacccgatcccctcccctcttcagtctattgccactgaactccttcctttcctcacccacctcatcaacacatctctcatctcgggatgctttccctcggctttcaagacttctgaaaaaaccatcacttgacccctctgatgtcaagaacttcagaccggtttctcttctaccctttctatccaaaacacttgaacgcgctgtctctaaacaactgtcttcctacctccaccagaacaacctcttggacccccaccagtccgggttcaaggtgggtcactcgtcagagacggccctccttgcggtgacagagttgCTTCatgctgcgagagcgaactctctctcctctgtcctgattctcctggacctgtcagcggcgtttgacacggtgaaccaccagatcctcctctccaccctcgaggggatgggcgtctcaggctctgcactctccctgtttgcatcctacctgacaggccgatcctaccaggtgacatggaggggggccgtgtcggaaccacgcatgctgactacgggggttccacaaggttcagttctgggcccccttctcttctcgctctacacaacatctctgggttctgttattcgctcgcatgacttatctcaccattgttatgccgatgacacccag contains the following coding sequences:
- the LOC129089095 gene encoding olfactory receptor 11A1-like, which encodes MVNATQVSYFILSAYFDTGVLKYFYFVIIMSLYILIVCSNVLLIAVICMNRSLHEPMYLFLCSLFVNELYGSTGLFPFLLVQILSDVHTVSAPLCFLQIFSVYSYVCVEFLNLAIMSYDRYLVICYPLQYNTRMTFTKVAVLIALTWLFPFLAIIVLISLSAPLQLCGNIIDKIYCGNYSIVKLACSDTRVNNIYGLLYTVISIIVPLILIIYTYLKILRVCFSGSKQTRHKAISTCTPHLASLLNFSFGGFFQILQSRFDMSNVPNMLSILLSLYFLTCQPLFTPVLYGLKMSKIRTMCKRLLCGEM